GCATTTCTAAATGATCTCTATAAAACTCGTATGCATATTTCATACTAAACCTCTTTTATAAATTAGATAGCAAGTTGATAGGCCAACTGCCAAACATGTTTTTGTGAACCTGTTAATTCTCCCTTTGAATTGCTTTTTCCATTTTTTGAGCTACATTTTCTAGCCATTGTATCGGGGTTACTCCTAATGAAGGGAAATAAAGTTCACAGCACTCTTCTATGAAATTTTCTTTTTCCTCATTTGAAATATTTTCAGCCAAAAAATATTTTATTTCATTGGCAATTAATACAAATTCTTTTAATTCTTCATCTGGTGATACTATATCTTGATGAAAGTGAGCAGTCAAAAAATTTTCTAATTCATCGAAACTTTTATTTTTCATATGTATTCTCCTTTATTTGGTAGGAAAACCTGTTAAAATATAACTACCTTGGCCATCTTTTTTTAAGACGATTCTTGCATTTTTATAATCCTCTAAGTCCCCATTATTTCTCTTTATTCCTTTCCCGATATTTTTATTGCCTCTAAACTTCAATGCTAATTTATTATCACTATCTGGATCATTTAACCACTATTCAATTTTTTTCCAAGTTATTAACCGTATTATAAATAATATCCCTGCCAACAACAGTTGGTTTTTAGAATTGTATGGTAATAGATTAGGAATTGAGGCTAATTCTTTTGCTTTCGATACGCCTTTTACTGCAGCGGCTTTTGTTGTGGCCACCCCAATCTACGTTACGGCTCCTGCGCCTTTTGTTCCTACTACTGACGTTATGACTGTCCACAGGGCATAGGATAACCAGTTAGCCTGTGAATACATGAGAAGTAAATTCTTAGATGTTCTAATGCGTAAGGAGTCGTTATATCGATCAAAAAGAAAACCTTGATTGAGTGACGATCACTCAATCAAGGTTCAATAGCTAATAAGTTTGGTTTCTGGTAATACCTCTTAAACTTCCAATTCTACTTTTAAATTATTTATCAATTCAGCAAGTGAATTAGCAAGAAATTCGTTTTCTTCTGTTTCAAAATTCTCTATCAATATCTGTCCTGTTTTATTGTCAAAGATAATAGCCATATCTTCTGGAGAGACAAATCCTATTTGTATATATCTAAGTTCTCTCCCATTGTTCTCTTCATATTGTTTCATTACTTCAAAAAATTCTAATATAGATTTACCTGGTTCTATAGGTTCAAGATTAACTAATCTTGAACCGTAAAAGCCTTGTAAGCTTAAGAACCAATACGAATTAAAGTATTCTTTCATTGCATGGTGAATATTCATACCCAGTTTTTCTTCAATTTCTGTAAAATTATCTAAATCAATTTTTTCAATAGGTTTCCAATATACATATTCTTCTTCATCTGGATTACTTAAATACAATCGAGGATCAATCTCTTCATCCCACGGTACTTTAGGATATGTACCATATTTTGTATCCCATACATTTATGAGTTCTTTAAAATAATGTTCTAATGCTTTTTTTATGTCCATGTTATACCTCCAACAAAATTACTTAATAAATACTTGAAGACGTTCAGCGTTTTCTTGATCTTTCCCCCATATATCTATTTGTTTCTCTATATTATGGATTCCTCCACTCCCTGGATGCAACGGTTGTGGAATAGCCATTGCTTGTCCGCCACCACCAATATGATGATGTACTAAAGGCTTTCCTTTTAATCCTAAAATATCATACTGAGGGAAATGTCTCCTAAAGACTGCATCATTTACAATAGCCCATCCATTATTAAGATTTTTGATGTTAGCATCGCTAAAATAATCAGGATGTAATTTATATAGTTCATTAAAATAATACTTGTTATCTCTAAGCCATCCTTCTGAATTTGTACTTTGCTTCCCTTTACCTATATAAGGCATATCCACAACAAGTTTTTCATCTGCTACTATTTTAG
The DNA window shown above is from Peribacillus sp. FSL P2-0133 and carries:
- a CDS encoding contact-dependent growth inhibition system immunity protein: MKNKSFDELENFLTAHFHQDIVSPDEELKEFVLIANEIKYFLAENISNEEKENFIEECCELYFPSLGVTPIQWLENVAQKMEKAIQREN
- a CDS encoding SecY-interacting protein Syd — translated: MDIKKALEHYFKELINVWDTKYGTYPKVPWDEEIDPRLYLSNPDEEEYVYWKPIEKIDLDNFTEIEEKLGMNIHHAMKEYFNSYWFLSLQGFYGSRLVNLEPIEPGKSILEFFEVMKQYEENNGRELRYIQIGFVSPEDMAIIFDNKTGQILIENFETEENEFLANSLAELINNLKVELEV